One Caloenas nicobarica isolate bCalNic1 chromosome 31, bCalNic1.hap1, whole genome shotgun sequence genomic region harbors:
- the LOC135999990 gene encoding claw keratin-like, with the protein MSCSSLCVPSCGVATPAPLADTTNEPCVRQCPDSTVVIQPPAAVVTYPGPILSSFPQHSVVGSAGAPGVGGGYGGTFGGRGGFGGLGGYGGYGLYGGYGLFGSCGYGGYGLYGGYGPFGSCGYGGWRRGHRYLNGNCGPC; encoded by the coding sequence atgtcctgctccagcctgtGCGTCCCTTCCTGTGGGGTGGCCACCCCGGCCCCACTGGCTGACACCACCAACGAGCCCTGCGTGCGGCAGTGCCCCGACTCCACTGTGGTGATCCAGCCCCCGGCTGCGGTGGTCACGTACCCTGGgcccatcctcagctccttcccgcAGCACAGCGTTGTTGGCTCGGCGGGAGCCCCTGGTGTTGGAGGGGGCTATGGCGGCACTTTTGGAGGCCGTGGTGGTTTTGGAGGCCTTGGAGGCTATGGGGGCTATGGGCTTTATGGGGGCTATGGGCTATTTGGGAGCTGTGGATATGGGGGCTATGGGCTTTATGGAGGCTATGGACCATTCGGGAGCTGTGGATATGGTGGCTGGCGCCGAGGCCACAGGTACCTCAATGGCAACTGTGGGCCCTGCTAA
- the LOC136000041 gene encoding claw keratin-like, producing MSCSSLCVPSCGVATPAPLADTTNEPCVRQCPDSTVVIQPPAAVVTYPGPILSSFPQHSVVGSAGAPGVGGGYGGTFGGRGGFGGLGGYGGYGLYGGYGLSGGYGLYGGYGALGSCGYGGWRRAHRYLNGNCGPC from the coding sequence atgtcctgctccagcctgtGCGTCCCTTCCTGTGGGGTGGCCACCCCGGCCCCACTGGCTGACACCACCAACGAGCCCTGCGTGCGGCAGTGCCCCGACTCCACTGTGGTGATCCAGCCCCCGGCTGCGGTGGTCACGTACCCTGGgcccatcctcagctccttcccgcAGCACAGCGTTGTTGGCTCGGCGGGAGCCCCTGGTGTTGGAGGGGGCTATGGCGGCACTTTTGGAGGCCGTGGTGGTTTTGGAGGCCTTGGAGGCTATGGGGGCTATGGGCTTTATGGGGGCTACGGGCTTTCTGGGGGCTATGGGCTTTACGGGGGCTATGGAGCCCTTGGGAGCTGTGGATATGGTGGCTGGCGTCGAGCCCACAGGTACCTCAATGGCAACTGTGGGCCCTGCTAA